Genomic DNA from Amycolatopsis alba DSM 44262:
ATCGACGAGCGGCTGAACGACTCCGGCTTCATCGTGCCGGGGCTCGGGGACGCCGGGGACCGGCAGTACGGCGCGGTCTGACGTTTTTCGCAACCCCCCCGCCGTTGACGGCCACTGAATGATGTGACCAGAACAGCGACCGGATCGGCGGGGGTGCCGGTGGACTCGTGCGAACCTCCTCCCGGCAGGAGCGACACGGAGCTTTGGCAGACGGCGGCGGGCGGTGATCACACCGCGTTCACCGAGCTGTTCGAACGCCACGTCCAGTCCGTGTGGAATCACGCGTATCGGCTGACGGGGTCTTGGGCGTCGGCCGAAGACCTGACGTCCACCACGTTCCTCACCGCCTGGCGGCGCAGGGCGGACATCACGCTCATCCGCGAGAGCGCACTGCCCTGGCTGTACACCGTCGTGGGGAATCTCGCGCGGACCGAACACCGCAGCTCCGGGCGGCGGCTCCGGCTCGTCCGGCGGCTGCCGGAACCCAGGACGGTGTCCGACCACGCCGACACCGTCGTCGATCAGCTCGACGGCGAAGAGCGCCTCCGGCAGGTGCTCGCCTTGGTCGCGAAGCTGCCCAAGTCACAACGTAAGTCCGTCGAACTCTGCCTTCTCGGGGATCTCTCCCTTTCCGACGCCGCTGAACTGCTCGGTGTCGCCGAGGTGACCGTTCGCGCCCACATCTCGCGGGCCCGCGCGCAGCTGCGGGCTGCCCTGGAGGAGAAATGACCGACGACCTCGGCCTGCCCGGCAGGCGTGAACTCCCTCCGGAAGTGCTGGACACCCTGCGGATGTCGTTGCGGGAGGGGATGGGAAAACCGCCGCGGCGGCGATGGCCGGTCGTCGCCGTCGCGGCTGCCGTCGTCCTGGTCCTCGCGGGCGCGCTGGTCACGACCGTGCTCATCCGTGAGCCGGACGGACCGGCGGTCGCTTCGGACCCCGACTTCGCCCTGGACCTGCCGAAGGCGATCCCGGCGATGGACCGCTGCTGGGCGGCGATCCAGAAACAGAACCGGACGGCGAACTTCCCCGCGCGGGACGAATGGGTGCCGCAGTTCACCGTCGCTCCGTACTGGACACCCGTCACGGTCGTCGCGGTGAAAGGGGGAGACAAGGTCTTCTTCTGCGAGACCACGTTGATCACCGTGACGGTCTCCGATCCCGCCGCCGCCCCGCTCTACGCCACCGGCACCAAGACCGCCGCCTTGTTGACGAGCCGTTACGGGACGGTCGCGGGCGTTGCGGACCCCGGATGGGAGAAAATGGTGATCTACTCCCGGACCGCGGACGGGACCGGATCGACCGACGTGAACGTCTTCCGGAACGGGAACCTGTTCGTGATGATTTCGCAGAGCATCCCGTCGCGGACGACGTACTCGGTCGGGCCGTACCCAGGGGCACCTGGTGACGGGAGCGGTGTCGGGCCGTACGCCCTGCGGCCCGCGCCCGATCCGGCGGTGACGGACATCGATCGCATCCCGCCTTCGGTGCCGGCGCGGGACACACCAGCCGGTGAGTTCTTCAACACCTGCGTGCGGGGGGCGACCGAACCGCTGCCCGACGAGGACGCCTACGAGGTCGGCACGCTGCTCGAAGGCGATGACGTGAAGGTGGTCGTCGCACGGCTCGGTGACAGGGCCGCCGTCTGTCAGGGCGGGCTCGGCTATCACGACGGGAAGAGCGAGTACTACCGCGTCTTCCAGGACATGGATGCTCGCGCCGACCCCCGGCCGGTGCGCACCCTGTTCGCCGAAACGCTCGGCGCTGCCGAACAGGGCGGGAGCGGCCGCGGGAAGACCCCGTTCATCGGGATCGTGCCCCAGGCCGCGGCCACGGTGAAGCTCGATTTCGGGGCGGGAAGAAAGGTCGACGCCGTGGTCACCGCGGGGACGTTCGCGGTGTGGCGACCGGAAGACGTCAACCCGGCGGACCCGAACGCGAAGGTGGGCATCGTCGTCCTCGACGCCGCAGGAAAGACGCTCCACCAGGGCACCCTGCCACTCTCGTGACCCCTGCCGCTCCACGTTCCCAGGGGCCTCGGGGGCAGACAGTGTGGTCCGTGAAGGACTTCGGCGGCGGCAGCGCGGAGCGGCGAGGGGTGGGGTGCGGGGGTCAGCGGCGCAGCCAGCCGGAGGCGTTCGCCCGCAGCGCGGTCTCGTAGGCCGCGCTCACGGTGAACTCGTCCGGCAGGTTCCCGGTCAGCTCCAGCGACACGAGTCCGTGCACGAATCCCCAGCAGGCCACGGTGACGACCTCGGGCGGCACGTCGAGGAAGACGCAGTCGGCGACGGCCGTCCGGATCGTCTCCTCCAGCGGCGCCATCGTCGCGCGAGCCTGATCGGACGTCTCCTCCGCCGGCTCGAAACCCGGCACCGACTTCGTGAACATGATCGCGTAGAGGTGCGGATCGGCCAGCGCGCTCTCGCGGTACGCGACGCCGAGCCGCACGAGATCCTCGACCGGGTCACCGCTCAGCGAGACCCCGGACATCCGCAGGCCGAAGCGGCGGAAACCCTCGGCGAAGAGGGCACCGACCAGATCCGTCTTCCCGCCGAAGAGTGAATAGACCGCGGTGGTGGACGTGCCGACGTCGGCGGCCAGTTTGCGGAGGCTGAGGGCCTTCGGGCCGTCGGCCGAGATGAGCTCACCGGCGCGGTCCAGCAGTTTCAGCCGGAGGTTCTCGTCGTGCGTCCTGGGACGGGGCATGATCGAAGCGTATCGCAACGCTGTTATCAATCGCTCGGATTCGGAGTTGACCTGGAGCGCACTCCAGGTCGTACTGTCGTTCACATGAGCTACTCGATAGCGGAAGCCGCGCGACGTAGCGGACTGTCCATCGACACTCTCCGGTACTACGAGCGCATCAAACTCGTCGAGCCCCCGGCGCGGGACGCCGCGGGGCGCCGCGCCTACACCGACGAGGACCTCGGGTGGCTGGGGTTCCTGACCAAGCTGCGCCTGACCGGCATGCCCATCAAGCGCATGCGGGAGTACGCCTCCCTGCGCCACCACGGGGCGGCGAGCGCGGGGCGGCGCAAGGCGATCCTCGTCGACCAGCGCACTTCGGTCGCCGACCGGATCGCCGAGTTGCAGGCCTGCCTCGACATCCTCGACTACAAGATCGACCACTACGACCAGGTGGAGCGCAGCGTGCTCGGCATCGGCGCCACCGTGGAGGGAATTTCAGCGTGATCAGCACCAGGAGGCTCGGCGGTCTGGAAGTCGGGGCGCAGGGGCTCGGCTGCATGGGGATGAGCCAGGCCTACGGCGTCCGTGACGACGACACGGAGTCGATCGCCACCGTCCACCGTGCCCTCGAACTGGGCGTGACCCTGCTCGACACCGCGAACGTCTACGGCGCCGGCGCGAACGAAGAGCTGGTCGGCCGGGCGATCGCGGGCAAGCGGGACCAGGTCGTGCTGGCGACCAAGTTCGGCATCGTATGGGACAAGGACGGCGGGATGTCCGCTCGCGGCGACGCGGCGTACGTCAAGCAGAGCTGTGAAGAGTCCCTTCGCAGGCTGAACGTCGACCACATCGACCTCTACTACCAGCACCGCGTCGATCCGAACACGCCGATCGAGGAGACCTGGGGCGCGCTCGCGGAGCTGGTCGAGGAGGGCAAGATCCGCTTCGCCGGGATCTCCGAGGCCAGTGCCGGGACGATCCGTCGCGCGCACGCCGTCCACCCGGTGACGGCGCTCCAGAGCGAATGGTCGCTGTGGACGCGCGGCATCGAAGGCGAGATCCGGTCGACCACCCGCGAGCTGGGGATCGGCGTCGTGCCGTTCTCGCCGCTCGGCCGCGGTTTCCTCACCGGCAGCGTGACGTCGGTGAAGGACCTTCCGGAGGACGACCTGCGCTGCGGGCTGCCCCGGTTCGCCGAGGGCAACTTCGAGCGCAACATGGCGATCGTCGAGGCGCTGCGCGCGCTGGCCGAGCAGAAGGGCGTCACCGCCGGACAGCTCGCGCTGGCCTGGGTGCAGGCCCAGGGTGACGACGTCGTGCCGATCCCCGGCACCAAGCGGCGCAAGTACCTCGAAGAGAACGCCGCCGCCGCGGAGCTGGAACTGTCCGAAGTGGACATCGAGGCCATCGAAAAGGCCGCGCCCGTCGAGGCGATCGCCGGGGAACGGTACCCGGAGCGGCTCGCCCGCGCGGCCGGTAAATAGAACCAGAGAATTGCGAGAGAGAAATCATGACGGGTTCCACCCTGCCCGCACGCAGGCTCGGCACGCTGGAAGTCGGCGCGCAGGGGCTCGGCTGCATGGGCATGAGCGAGTTCTACGGCCAAGGTGACGACACCGAATCGATCGCGACGATCCACCGCGCGATCGACCTCGGCGTGACCCTGCTCGACACCGCCGACATGTACGGCTTCGGCCGCAACGAGGAACTGGTCGGCCGCGCGCTGGCAGGCAAGCGGGACCAGGTCGTGCTGGCGACCAAGTTCGGCGTCGTCCGTGACGAGGCCGACCCATCGAAGCGCGGGATCCGCGGCGACGAGTTCTATGTGCGGCAACAGGTCGAGGCGTCGCTGCGCCGGTTGAACGTCGACCACATCGACCTCTACTACCAGCACCGCGTCGACCCGGACGTGCCGATCGAGGAGACCGCGGGCGCGCTGTCCTCGCTGGTCGAGCAGGGCAAGATCCGGCACATCGGATTGTCCGAGGCGGGTCCGGAGACGATCCGGCGGGCGCACGCCGTGCATCCGGTGACGGCGGTGCAGACCGAATGGTCGCTGTGGTCACGCGACATCGAGAACGAGGTCGTGCCGGTCTGCCGTGAGCTCGGTATCGGGCTGGTGCCGTATTCCCCGCTGGGCCGCGGTTTCCTCACCGGCCGCTTCAAGTCCAAAGAGGACTTCGAGGACGGCGACTTCCGGCAGACGATCCAGCCGCGGTTCGCCGAGGGCAACCTGGAGCGGAACCTGGCGATCGTCGAGGCGCTGCGCGCGCTGGCCGAGCAGAAGGGCGTCACCGCCGGACAGCTCGCGCTGGCCTGGGTGCAGGCCCAGGGCGACGACGTCGTGCCGATTCCGGGAACGAAGCGGCGCAAGTACCTCGAAGAGAACGTCGCGGCCGTCGGCCTGAAGCTGACCGCCGAGGACGTGGCCGCGATCGAGGCGGCGGTCCCGGCAGACGCGATCGCGGGGGAGCGCTACCACGAAGCGTCCATGAAGACGCTGTCACGCTGACCCTGACTCGCGTGCTCAGGAACGTCACACGCGTGTTTGGAGCCGGATCATCGTGATCCGGCTCCAAACACGCGAGTCACGTTGTCAGAGCAGGGAATTGACCGCCGAGACCACGCCGTCGACGGCGACGGTCTGCTGCTCACGGGTCGCGAGACCGCGGACGGTCACGTTCCCGGCGTCCCAGTCCTCCTGGCCGACGATCACCACGGCCCGCGCCCCGGCCTTGTCGGCGCGGGTGAGTTCCTTGCCCAGCTTGCGGAGCTCGACGGGGGTGGACGTGCGCAGACCGGCCTTGCGCAGCCGTCCCGCGACCTCGCGCGCGGCGTCGGTGAGCTCTTCGACCACCGGGATCACCACGACATCGGTCTCACTGCGCGGTTTCGGGGTCAGGCCGTGGGTGTCGAGGAAGTCGATCAGCGTGACGTCGCCCATGCCGAAGCCGATGCCGGGGATCTGCTGCGACGTGAACAACGACGCGAGGTCGCTGTACCGGCCGCCGCCGAAGAGGGCACGGCGGTTCTCCGGCGAGGTGTCGAAGACCTCGAACACGGTCGACGTGTAGTACGCGAGCCCGCGCACGATCATCGGGTCGAACGTGATCAGGTCCGCGGCGCCGCTGTTCAGCACCTTCACCAGATTCGAGTTCTCCTTGACCTGCTCGGGCAGCTCGTCGAGCAGCGCGGTGCCGGACGACAGGATCTCGGCCAGCTTCTCGAACTGCTTCTCGGTCAGGCCGATCTCGGTCGCGGTGTCGCTCAGCTTCGTGCGGTCCGACTTCTCCCAGCGGTCCACCAGGGTGAACACCTGCGGCAGCTGCTCCGCGGTCACGCCGACGATGTCGGTGAGCGCCGAAGAGAGCAGGTTCCGGTCGTTCGCCCGCACCTGGAACATGTCCGGGGTGGCCCCGAGCGCGCTCATCATGTCGTGGACGAGCTCGAAGATCTCGATCTCGCAGTTCGCGCTGTCCGAACCGAAGATGTCCGCGTTGATCTGCCAGTGTTCGCGGACCCGCCCGCGCTGCGGCCGCTCGTAGCGGTGGCAGTTCGGGTGGCTGTACCAGCGCACCGGGAACTGCAGCGACTTGGCGTTGCCCGCGATCATCCTGGCGACCGACGGGGTCATCTCCGGGCGCAGCGCGAGCCGCTCGCCGCCCTTGGTGGTCAGCGTGTACAGCTGCTGGTCCGCGATCTCCTGCCCGGACTTCCGCTCGTAGATCTCGGCGGGTTCGAGGATCGGCCCGTCGTAGCGGAGGAAACCCCGCAGTTCGAGCACGTCGTAGAGATGGCCGAACACCTGCGTCCGGACGGACATCTCGGCGGGCAGGAAGTCGCGGGTCCCCTTGGCGGGGGCTGTCGGCAGGTATTCAGGCACGTCAGCAAGCTTAACGAGCGGTCGCCACCGCTTTTGTCAGGGGAAGGCGACGCCGTACGCGGTGGTCAGGATCGCGGCCCCGAGCAGGACGGCGCCGGCGCTGGTGACCCGTCCGCCGAGCTTGCCCTTGTTCGGCAGCAGGTGCAGGAAGAAGCCGCCGGACTGGGCGAGCACGCCGAACAGCAGCAGGAAGCAGACGATCCACCGCGCGGTGCCCGGCAGCCCGGTCTGCCCGAGGATCTGCAGCGCGACCAGCGCCAGGACCAGCAGGACACCGGCGTGGGCGTGCCCGGCGCGGAACATCCCGCGCTGGTGTTCGGTCAGTTTCTTGTCGCGCAAGACGCCCATCAGCGCGTAGCCGCCGTACATCACCGTCGGCAGCGAAACGAGCGCGATGACGGTGAACAGCCTGATCGGGCCTTCCATGGGTTTTCCCTTCGCAGTGGGGTGCGAAGGGAACGATAACACTGTTTTAAAACGTTGTCACCAAACCTTGCGTCCCACTTTGGCGGCCGTGGCCGGGGTGTCGTCCGTCTGATCACGTGTGCCGTCCATCCAGTCACACGTGCCGTCCACTCGGTCACGCGAAAGTGCCTAGCCCGAATCGCCCCTCACGACCGACCCGCGGGCGAGCACCAGGCGCGGGTTCCGGAGTGCGGAAAGGTCGGCGAGCGGATCGCCGTCGACCACCAGGACGTCGGCGCTCAGGCCGGGGGCGAGCCGTCCGGTGACGGCGCCGAGGCCGAGTCCGGCGGCGCTGTCCTCGGTCGCGATCTCGAGGATCCGCCGCCTGCCGAAACCGAGCCATTCGTAGAGTTCGAGGGCGCCGACGGGATCGTCGAAGACCGAACCGGGCAGCCCCGCGTCCGTCCCCGCCAGGAGCGGGACCCCCAGTTCCTCCAGCCAGGACAGCCTGCCGTAGACGGTTTTCGCGAGTTCCTCGCCCATGCGCTCGGCGAGCGTCCGCCAGTTGCGGCTGCTGGTCGAACACGCCGCGATGCCTTCGGCCGCCATGCGTTTGGCGACGTCTTCACGCCGGTCCTGTCGTTGCGGGCCGGTCATCCACGTGCAGTGCTCGATCGTGGCCACCCCCGCCTCGACCGACGCCTCGATCGCGTCCGCGCCGTGGGCGTGCGCCGCGACCGGGAGCCCGTGGCCCGCCGCGTGTTCGACGATCAGGCGCAGGGTCCGGACGTCGAACTGGGACTCCCACATGTCCGCGCCGCCCTCGGTGATCTGGCCGCCGCTGGCCATCACCTTGATCACGTCGGCGCCGTCGGCCGCGTTGGCGTCGATCACGGCCCGGACGGAGTCGTCGTCGCCGACCTCGCCGCCGAAGAAGTGGCAGTGTCCATTGAGGACTGTCAGGGGTGATCCCGCGGTCAGCAGCCGCGGAGCCGCGGTGCCCTCGGCGTCGAGTTCCGCCCGGACCCGTGCGCCGAGGGCGTCGCGATCGCCGAGGTCCCGCACGGTCGTGACGCCGCTGCGCAGCAGCTGTCCCAACCGGTCCTTGGCGCCCGCGCGGAGAGCTGTGTCGTCGCTCGCCAGGAAGTTCGGCAGCATCTCGCGAGTGGCGTCGAAAGCCAGGTGCACATGGGCGTTGACCAGACCGGGCAGCACGGTCGCGCCGGGGAAGTCGAGCCGTTCGGCGTCCGGTGCCGCCTGTGCCACGACCTCGGCGCGCGGTCCCGCCGCGAGGATCCGGCCGTCCTCGACGAGAACGGCGCCGTCCCGGACGGGGGTGCCCGGCCGCGGCAGGATCCGGTCCGCGGTAAGGAGAAGCTGCAAGGTCACGCCTCGTTCCGGGATACGGCGGCCGACAGCGCGAGCAGGGGCCGCACGTCGGATTCGATGTCCGAGGCGCCGCCGGGGAGCACGAGTTTCGCCCGCCCGTCGGTCTCCTCGCCCGCGGTCTGCCTGGCGATCGCCGTCTTCAGCGCGTCCGCCGCCGCCCGCGGATCGTCGGCGGCGAGGGCGGTGAGATCGGTTTCCAGATAGGGGCTCAGCTGCACGAGCCCGTCCCGGATCTCGATCACCCGGCGGTAGTACCGGCGGTGGACCGTGCGCGGGCGCCACCGTTCCCACACCCCCTGCGGTGTCGTCCGGAGCACGATGTTCGGGTAGATCTCCGCCAGCGCGGTCCACAGGGGCGTGAGCCGTTCGTGGTGCAGCCGGTGCTGGCGGCGGCGTCGCAGCGCGGCGAACCGGGCGCGGGCGCCGGGATAGGTGACCCCGGCGAGGAAGAGCACGATCCCGAGGAGCACCAACGGGACGGCGACGGCGAGCAGAAGCGGGATCGACGGCCCGAACGCCCAGGCGATCACGATGTAGAGCGCGCGGAAGACGCTGCCCACCGAGAGAGCGATCAGCCCGGCGGCACTGAGTTTCAGCCCGGTCCGCAGATGGCGGTCCGCGGTGCGGATGTACCGGAAGATCCACCAGGCGCAGGCGGACAGGCCGTAGATCAGGTACAGCCCGGCGCCCAGGTAGAACAGCGCCACGCCGGGTTCGTGCACGAGCTTCGGGCTCAGCGCGAGCCCGCGCGCCTCCGGCGGGGTGACGGCCATCGCGACCAGCATCAGCGCGATCGCGCCGGACAGCGGGAGCAGTTCGAACAGGACCCGTCCCGGTCTGCGCGGGCCCAGCGCGGAGCCGAGGAAGACGATCAGCAGCGCGCAGACCCCGACGGCGAGCAGGACGTTGTTGACCAGCCGTCCGGTGCCTTTGCCGGTCAGCCCGTCGAGCCAGCCCGAAATGACCTTCTGCTGCGCGAGGAAGGAACCCGCGACACAGATGATCGTGATGGTGATCGCCCAGTTCGGCAGGACCCGCGGCGCCCGGTACGTCTGGTAGATCCGCCAGGCGAGCGCCGTCGCGAACAGCGCCATCGCCACGACGTTGAGAGGGGAGAACAGTGCGTTCACAGCCACCCTTGATGGTCGCCCAGCGCGCCTTGGACGCGGCGGACGTCATCGTCGTCGGCGCGACGGGGAATCGTGTAGTTCAAGACCGACGCCCATTCGAGGATGATGGTCGCCACGGTCTCGGCTTCCCATTCGTGCGCCTCATCGTAGGAGGTGCGGCGCAAGGCACGGTGTACGGCGTCGCCGTCGAGACCGGTGGCGGGGCCGCGCAGGAAGTCGGCTGGCTGGGCGTCGCCGCCGGGGTGGTGATCGGCGAGCATATGCCCGAGTTCGTGCAGGATGATGTGGTCCTGATGGGACTTCGTGGTCTCCTGCTGGAAGAAGATGTAGTCCGCCGAGCCGGTGGCGATCCAGCAGCCGAACGGGCCGGGGACCTCCAGCGGATACGGCATCAGCCGGATCGGCCTGCCGCGTTGCTCGCCGAGCCGCTCACACAGCACGCCGACGTCGAGT
This window encodes:
- a CDS encoding RNA polymerase sigma factor, which gives rise to MTRTATGSAGVPVDSCEPPPGRSDTELWQTAAGGDHTAFTELFERHVQSVWNHAYRLTGSWASAEDLTSTTFLTAWRRRADITLIRESALPWLYTVVGNLARTEHRSSGRRLRLVRRLPEPRTVSDHADTVVDQLDGEERLRQVLALVAKLPKSQRKSVELCLLGDLSLSDAAELLGVAEVTVRAHISRARAQLRAALEEK
- a CDS encoding TetR/AcrR family transcriptional regulator, translating into MPRPRTHDENLRLKLLDRAGELISADGPKALSLRKLAADVGTSTTAVYSLFGGKTDLVGALFAEGFRRFGLRMSGVSLSGDPVEDLVRLGVAYRESALADPHLYAIMFTKSVPGFEPAEETSDQARATMAPLEETIRTAVADCVFLDVPPEVVTVACWGFVHGLVSLELTGNLPDEFTVSAAYETALRANASGWLRR
- a CDS encoding MerR family transcriptional regulator, producing the protein MSYSIAEAARRSGLSIDTLRYYERIKLVEPPARDAAGRRAYTDEDLGWLGFLTKLRLTGMPIKRMREYASLRHHGAASAGRRKAILVDQRTSVADRIAELQACLDILDYKIDHYDQVERSVLGIGATVEGISA
- a CDS encoding aldo/keto reductase → MISTRRLGGLEVGAQGLGCMGMSQAYGVRDDDTESIATVHRALELGVTLLDTANVYGAGANEELVGRAIAGKRDQVVLATKFGIVWDKDGGMSARGDAAYVKQSCEESLRRLNVDHIDLYYQHRVDPNTPIEETWGALAELVEEGKIRFAGISEASAGTIRRAHAVHPVTALQSEWSLWTRGIEGEIRSTTRELGIGVVPFSPLGRGFLTGSVTSVKDLPEDDLRCGLPRFAEGNFERNMAIVEALRALAEQKGVTAGQLALAWVQAQGDDVVPIPGTKRRKYLEENAAAAELELSEVDIEAIEKAAPVEAIAGERYPERLARAAGK
- a CDS encoding aldo/keto reductase — encoded protein: MTGSTLPARRLGTLEVGAQGLGCMGMSEFYGQGDDTESIATIHRAIDLGVTLLDTADMYGFGRNEELVGRALAGKRDQVVLATKFGVVRDEADPSKRGIRGDEFYVRQQVEASLRRLNVDHIDLYYQHRVDPDVPIEETAGALSSLVEQGKIRHIGLSEAGPETIRRAHAVHPVTAVQTEWSLWSRDIENEVVPVCRELGIGLVPYSPLGRGFLTGRFKSKEDFEDGDFRQTIQPRFAEGNLERNLAIVEALRALAEQKGVTAGQLALAWVQAQGDDVVPIPGTKRRKYLEENVAAVGLKLTAEDVAAIEAAVPADAIAGERYHEASMKTLSR
- the hisS gene encoding histidine--tRNA ligase, translating into MPEYLPTAPAKGTRDFLPAEMSVRTQVFGHLYDVLELRGFLRYDGPILEPAEIYERKSGQEIADQQLYTLTTKGGERLALRPEMTPSVARMIAGNAKSLQFPVRWYSHPNCHRYERPQRGRVREHWQINADIFGSDSANCEIEIFELVHDMMSALGATPDMFQVRANDRNLLSSALTDIVGVTAEQLPQVFTLVDRWEKSDRTKLSDTATEIGLTEKQFEKLAEILSSGTALLDELPEQVKENSNLVKVLNSGAADLITFDPMIVRGLAYYTSTVFEVFDTSPENRRALFGGGRYSDLASLFTSQQIPGIGFGMGDVTLIDFLDTHGLTPKPRSETDVVVIPVVEELTDAAREVAGRLRKAGLRTSTPVELRKLGKELTRADKAGARAVVIVGQEDWDAGNVTVRGLATREQQTVAVDGVVSAVNSLL
- a CDS encoding amidohydrolase family protein, with the protein product MTLQLLLTADRILPRPGTPVRDGAVLVEDGRILAAGPRAEVVAQAAPDAERLDFPGATVLPGLVNAHVHLAFDATREMLPNFLASDDTALRAGAKDRLGQLLRSGVTTVRDLGDRDALGARVRAELDAEGTAAPRLLTAGSPLTVLNGHCHFFGGEVGDDDSVRAVIDANAADGADVIKVMASGGQITEGGADMWESQFDVRTLRLIVEHAAGHGLPVAAHAHGADAIEASVEAGVATIEHCTWMTGPQRQDRREDVAKRMAAEGIAACSTSSRNWRTLAERMGEELAKTVYGRLSWLEELGVPLLAGTDAGLPGSVFDDPVGALELYEWLGFGRRRILEIATEDSAAGLGLGAVTGRLAPGLSADVLVVDGDPLADLSALRNPRLVLARGSVVRGDSG
- a CDS encoding MAB_1171c family putative transporter; translated protein: MNALFSPLNVVAMALFATALAWRIYQTYRAPRVLPNWAITITIICVAGSFLAQQKVISGWLDGLTGKGTGRLVNNVLLAVGVCALLIVFLGSALGPRRPGRVLFELLPLSGAIALMLVAMAVTPPEARGLALSPKLVHEPGVALFYLGAGLYLIYGLSACAWWIFRYIRTADRHLRTGLKLSAAGLIALSVGSVFRALYIVIAWAFGPSIPLLLAVAVPLVLLGIVLFLAGVTYPGARARFAALRRRRQHRLHHERLTPLWTALAEIYPNIVLRTTPQGVWERWRPRTVHRRYYRRVIEIRDGLVQLSPYLETDLTALAADDPRAAADALKTAIARQTAGEETDGRAKLVLPGGASDIESDVRPLLALSAAVSRNEA